In Falsibacillus pallidus, the following are encoded in one genomic region:
- a CDS encoding HAD-IIIA family hydrolase — protein sequence MKIEAVFIDRDGTIGGTGHFIHPKDFSPFSFSRTALQMLKDNNIKIFACTNQHRISRGEATLDDFYKEFQSYEFDDAFICPHSPDDDCICHKPKPGMLLEASKKYKLDLTKTVFIGDVGSTDMMAAHSVGATKILVLTGWGYGSLNQYRKEWAEIEPDYVAEDLLDAIKWIISKNKE from the coding sequence ATGAAAATTGAAGCGGTTTTTATTGACCGTGATGGAACTATTGGTGGTACTGGACACTTTATTCATCCGAAAGATTTCTCCCCATTTTCGTTCAGTAGAACTGCATTACAAATGTTAAAAGATAATAATATTAAGATTTTTGCTTGTACTAATCAACATAGAATTAGTAGGGGCGAAGCTACTCTCGATGATTTTTACAAGGAATTTCAATCATATGAGTTTGATGATGCCTTTATTTGTCCTCATAGTCCAGATGATGACTGCATATGTCATAAGCCAAAACCAGGAATGCTTTTGGAAGCATCTAAAAAATATAAATTAGATTTAACAAAAACTGTATTTATTGGTGACGTTGGTTCAACTGATATGATGGCAGCTCATTCCGTGGGAGCAACGAAAATTTTGGTGCTTACAGGATGGGGATATGGTTCCCTTAATCAATACAGGAAAGAATGGGCGGAAATTGAACCAGATTATGTTGCTGAAGACCTTTTAGACGCTATCAAATGGATCATAAGCAAAAACAAAGAATAA